The proteins below come from a single Rosa rugosa chromosome 2, drRosRugo1.1, whole genome shotgun sequence genomic window:
- the LOC133728968 gene encoding uncharacterized protein LOC133728968, with amino-acid sequence MVAQQKLDDVPEDVREAIRQMDAAENAQINKEQEEKQLPPEVVDWEESKVYKFMDQDTKRRVQKYWQNAPSGVYFWDGRQYGAQVSRQDLKDMIMDEPIASNCIECYGILLTDQLLEKESQGLDVPTFMNPLCWNSAENLTVYYVHLYLCEPLFQNLARSNYILFPISHESGFHHTLLIFDKELKNWSHCDSKRPKKSSTGKSFKNVQKMVDMVELWMTAVKEQADDMLEQGCRMKFDEKNSSEEELKMMEVPLIETERESIKWIKNNYKTKMAVTELKDNPQQGEDSLDCGLFVMYTMEKISKKGRIPKKLTKDDILKFRAHVVKSFAESRHSWNSTHEES; translated from the exons ATGGTAGCACAACAGAAGTTGGACGATGTACCAGAGGATGTTCGGGAAGCAATAAGACAGATGGACGCTGCAGAAAATGCACAAATCAATAAAGAGCAAGAAGAGAAGCAGCTACCTCCTGAGGTCGTAGACTGGGAGGAGAGCAAAGTATACAAATTTATGGACCAGGACACCAAGAGGAGAGTCCAGAAATACTggcaaaatgcaccatcagg AGTATACTTCTGGGATGGAAGACAGTATGGAGCACAAGTTTCAAGACAGGATTTAAAAGACATGATCATGGACGAACCGATAGCAAGCAATTGCATCGAATGTTATGGAATTCTCTTGACTGATCAGCTGTTGGAGAAAGAATCACAAGGCTTGGATGTCCCAACTTTTATGAATCCCTTGTGCTGG aattctgcagaaaatttgacGGTGTATTATGTACATCTGTACCTATGCGAACCACTGTTCCAGAATCTGGCAAGATCCAACTATATATTGTTCCCAATCTCACATGAATCAGGATTTCATCATACACTGCTCATTTTTGACAAGGAATTAAAGAACTGGTCCCACTGTGATTCAAAAAGACCGAAAAAATCATCAACtggaaaatcctttaaaaatgtACAAAAAATG GTTGACATGGTAGAACTTTGGATGACAGCAGTAAAAGAACAAGCCGATGACATGCTGGAACAGGGATGCagaatgaaatttgatgaaaagaacagttcagaagaagaactgaaaatgATGGAAGTTCCATTGATTGAAACCGAGAGAGAAAGCATAAAGTGGATCAAGAATAACTATAAAACAAAAATGGCAGTGACAGAACTCAAAGACAACCCTCAGCAAGGAGAAGATTC ATTGGATTGCGGACTTTTTGTAATGTACACAATGGAGAAAATTTCGAAAAAAGGGAGAATTCCAAAGAAGCTCACAAAGGATGATATTTTGAAGTTTAGAGCTCATGTTGTAAAGTCATTTGCAGAAAGTAGGCACAGCTGGAACTCAACACATGAAGAATCGTAG
- the LOC133734297 gene encoding uncharacterized protein LOC133734297, whose amino-acid sequence MQFHTLSFSGFDSRQFHVEKSKMMGSKVVKSIVLDKIRANPNKKPIDIADEIKSDYGLDVAYRTVWYGTELAKTALHGDEAESYAQLLWFSKSVMKSNPDSRIVVEFHRETHRFQRMFVSYGAWMKGFQSCRPILFIDATFITNKYKGQIIAASAKDANQGLYPVAYAIVDSENESNWRFFLEVLAEEFAKHPMRRVTFISDRHVGLVSAFPRVFPNNPHGFCFRHLMSNLSDKFPAGSYLKDRIPYLFMCCAYSRTPEMYEFNMEILRSEGGDIVAQFLEDLPKENWCMAYFNGERFGEMTNNLAESFNNWVFPLKSLPILDINDGIRVKSMASIAARKQDAHEWLSELCPVIEKKLKDNLEVGRHWRVSRSDTYVYEVHCQKYNSMVNLETQFCSCGEWQLYGFPCSHALVVIQQHGSSPYLYVNKLYKVDKYRETYSFPINPLPSISKQVHDFGRDAVILQPPLTRRPPGRPRKKSF is encoded by the exons atgcaattccatacgctctcgttttccggatttgattcaaggcaatttcatgttgag AAGAGTAAGATgatgggatccaaggttgtcaagtctattgtgcttgataagattcgtgccaatccaaacaaaaagccaattgatatagctgatgagatcaagagtgattatggtttggatgttgcttatcgtacagtttggtatggtacagagttggcaaaaacagccctacatggtgatgaagctgagtcttatgctcagctactttggttcagtaagtctgttatgaagtcaaaccccgactctaggatagtggttgagtttcatcgagaaacacacaggtttcagcgtatgtttgtgagctatggtgcatggatgaagggttttcaatcttgtagacctattcttttcattgatgctacattcatcaccaacaagtacaaggggcagattattgctgcatcggcaaaggatgccaatcaag gcttgtatccagttgcttatgctattgtggattctgaaaatgagagtaattggagattttttcttgaggttttggctgaagagtttgcaaaacaccctatgaggagggtgacattcatttctgatcgtcatgttgggcttgttagtgctttccctagagtgtttcctaataatccacatgggttttgttttagacacctgatgtctaacctttctgacaaatttccagctggatcttacctcaaggatcgaattccttacttgtttatgtgttgtgcttattctcgcacaccggagatgtatgagttcaacatggaaatcttgaggagtgaaggcggtgacatagttgctcaatttctggaggatcttcccaaggagaactggtgtatggcttactttaatggtgaaagatttggtgaaatgacaaataacttggctgagtctttcaataattgggtGTTTCCTTTGAAGAGTCTTCCTATTCTTGATATTAATGATGGCATTAGAGTGAAGTCCATGGCTTCAATTGCTGCTCGGAAGCAGGATGCTCATGAATGGTTGTCTGAGTTGTGCCCAGTGATTGAAAAGAAGCTGAAGGACAATTTGGAAGTCGGAAGGCATTGGAGAGTGAGCAGGTCTGATACCTATGTGTATGAAGTTCACTGCCAGAAGTACAATAGCATGGTAAATTTGGAAACTCAGTTTTGTTCGTGTGGAGAATGGCAGCTGTATGGCTTCCCATGTTCCCATGCACTTGTAGTGATCCAACAACATGGTTCTTCCCCGTATTTGTATGTCAATAAGCTGTACAAGGTGGATAAATATCGAGAAACTTATTCTTTCCCAATTAATCCTCTTCCCTCTATTTCGAAGCAAGTGCATGATTTTGGTAGAGATGCTGTGATCTTGCAGCCGCCTTTGACTAGAAGACCACCGGGAAGGCctagaaagaagag tttttag